The candidate division KSB1 bacterium genome includes the window TGCCTGGGGAGGCAGAACTTCAGGAAAAAATCCGAGAGCAATCTCGGATTTTTTTTACCCGCAAAAATGCATACAACCACAGATTGACACAGCGCGGCGAAGCCGCAACAAAAAATTCTAAATTTAGCCTGATTAACCCCATTAGATAAGAGTTTTTAGGTTTTCTGTTTAGCTGATGTTTATATCTAACGGGGTTAACACCGATGTGCACGGATAAATGTGGTTAAAGTGTGAAAAACATTTAAAGATATTTTTAATGGCTCAGTTAATAGAAAAAAAAATAATATTCAAAACTTGGGGTCCATAAATCCGTGTTTTATCAGTGAGAATCCATGGCTAAAAAACTTTGCTAAAAAAACACAAGGCTGTCGGTTTGTAGTACGGATTTATCGGATAAAAAAAAGTTTAAGTACCTCGTTTAAAATCTGTGCCAATCAGTGTAAATCCGTGGCAAAAAACTGTGACATTCAAAATGGCCCCGCATAAACTTACCGAACTCATCAATTCCGCAGAAGCAGCTCAGCAAAGAGCTGTTGCGCCTTATTCAAACTTTCAAGTAGGCGCGGCTTTAGAAACCGAATCCGGTAAAATTTATTCCGGCTGCAATATCGAAGTCAGTTCTTACAGTTTGACGATTTGCGCCGAGCGGGTCGCCATTTTTAAAGCGCTTTCCGAGGGAGAAAAAGATTTTACCCAGTTAGTCGTCACCGCTAAAACCAAAGACTTTTGCCCGCCCTGCGGTGCTTGCCGCCAGGTTTTGATCGACTATGCTCCGAACATTAAAATTTTCATGCTCAATTCTGAGGGCGAAACAAAAGAGACTACAATTGCTAAATTGCTCCCTGAAGCTTTTACCAGGAACTTTTTATCGGATTCATAACAATTTTTGAACCGGAGAACCCGTAGGGTACCCCTTGGGGGTACCCAAAGCAGCGGGCAGGCACAAGACCTGCCCCTACCCTAACCGCAAACCAAAAAGAATTTGAAGAAAAAAGGCATCTTAATCGGCATTGCCGGTGGCTCGGGTTCGGGAAAAACCCTGGTCGCCGAAACAATTTATAAGGATCTCGGTTCGGACAAGGTCATTCTGCTGAAACAGGACTCTTATTACAAAGATTTGAGTCACCTACCTTTGGAAAAACGCCACGAAA containing:
- the cdd gene encoding cytidine deaminase, whose protein sequence is MAPHKLTELINSAEAAQQRAVAPYSNFQVGAALETESGKIYSGCNIEVSSYSLTICAERVAIFKALSEGEKDFTQLVVTAKTKDFCPPCGACRQVLIDYAPNIKIFMLNSEGETKETTIAKLLPEAFTRNFLSDS